TTGATTAGCCGTTCACTGTGTACAAGTTCAAGAAATTCGTATTTAGGGGAAATCACAAAAAGACCacttaacaaataaatataggAGCGACTAGGATGACACTAACACATTGTAGGTATCGCACAATATTGAAACAAAAGCACACAAATCTATCACAGACAATAACTTTGGTAAGCATTAGAAAATGTAATATGTTTAGATACCTTAGCAAGCAGAGTTTTACCAGTACCAGGCTCTCCATAAAGTATGACTCCCTTGGGAGGTCTAATACCAATGTCTTCATAGAGTTCAGGATGAGTCAATGGTAGCTCAACTGCTTCTTTAATCTCTTGTATTTGAGCATCCAAACCACCAATATCCGCATATGATTCCAGTGGAGCCTTTTCAACTTTCATTACAGACACCATAGGATCAACTTCATCTTGGAGTAAACCAACAACAGAAAGCACCtacaaaaattgataaaaataaataagtcaTGTTTCTAGTTGATTCTAATGAAGGAAACATCAAGGACCTAAAAATCTAGGTATAGCGGAATTTTTAGGGCATAACACATCTCCAAGTGCTgcaataaggaaaaaaaatatcccAGAGACACCATTATATTGTGCGTAGCAATATTAGACCTTATCAAAAAGCAAAATGGCATTGATTGAAAAGTGCCTTGACAATGCCAACGTTGAACATCAGCTTACCCTCCTTAAGAACTAAAGTTAAtcctttttgaaaaaaacattacTGTTTCCTAAGCAATATATTATAGAAACAAAATTGACTATGTTATAGCACGTGTCTCTAACAAAATACGGATATTGAACACAAGAGGCAAGAGCtccaaaatcaaaccaaataagAACCTATCAATTTATGCATTATAAACacagaaaaacaaaaatcaagCATCAAAGcccaaaattataaaatatcatGCAATCCTCTTCTTCCAGGAAGCCTTCATCCTAAGATGATGTTGCCTATATATTGTATAGTTCTCATGTTTAGACATTTCTGCAAGTCAAAGAAATACACACTTCTACACCCTCAGGAGCCAAAATATACAATACAGGATGTCCATTAAATTTTCATACAAGCATAGATGGTGGAATCCAATCAAGCACGTTCCTCAGTTGAGAAAATAGTTGATAATATCACTTAGCTTAAACAGAAGTAACACACATGATTACGATGGCATTTAAAAAGACTATTGCCAATCCTGTTCTAGCTCTCAAACATAAGAAACACTCAATCTAATAACATATCCTCATACCCTACACACTACTCTTTTGAGAAAGTACAAAATACTCCAGCTAAGTTGTATCTCACTCAATAAACTCATAGCCGGAAAACAAAATCTGAACTAATGCAAATTCACTACTTTTAGCCAAGAAATTGACCAGCTTGCAAAACCGTACCAACTATTACTACGCTCTGCATCATTTACTCCAAAATAAGATACTGAACTTTTGTGATTCATTCAAGCAGCTTTAGAAGGTTATCAAATCGTAAATGAAGTTGAATTATCTCCTTCTAAAATACACCAATCCCCCAAAAATTACAAGCCCAAACATGCCAGATGCTAACTATAGTGGGCAAATAGGAATATGACCATAGAGTAAAAACAAGGCTACATAGCATCGCAACGGACATGTTTTAAAGATATTCAAAATAAACGAACCGATGTTCCCCGCTTCGTAATAGTGTAAAAGAATCTCATTTTAGgtcgtatcaagggatatcttatggtgTCGACCGATATTTAGATGCTATGATAACCACATCGCTTTCGTTACTGCATCAGCGTTCCGTTACCGCGATAAAACCAGAAGTGAATTGCGTATTCATACAGCAAACTAGGTCACAAGTTAACAAGAAACACTATTCAAAATCATTGGAAGCAAAAGCAGGCAGGCCGGCTGGCCCCGGGCTGGCCACACCGACCCTCAAAAATCAATGCATACATGAGGTATTTTGCCTACCGATTAGGTTTAATTCAGATTGCTGGTATGGCTGCAAACATAACAAAAATGTTCACATATCTAGACAATTTTGACTCCTCTCACTTAAAAATCTAtgtaaatatcaatataaacatTTTAAGTCATCCCTCATCTTTTAGTCTTGGCTTCGCCTCTGAATCAGAACCCACCaaaaacaaaccctaatttcatcCAATAAcagaaccaactcaatcaaaacaaTCATAAAAAGAATGATTACAACTTGAAAAAAAACCAGATAGAATTACCTTATTATGCATTAGAATAGCACAGCCCGGCTCCAACTGATCCTTATCCACAAAGGAAAGAATACTAACATAATACTCAGGGCCAACAGAAGAACTAACTATAGCATGATTCTCATCAATCATTTCTTCCAAACTCCCAACACTCATAGGAGACCCACGAAGATCATCAACTTTAGAACGATCTTCCTCAGTTTTTTCTTCTTGAGGCTTAAGTCTTTCTTGATTAGCAACAAATTCTTCCTCCATTAAAAGGTAATCCTTGATTCTTTCAAGCTTAAGAAGCCTGAGTTTGCATTTTGATAAGGGAGTAACAACAGGAAGACGAGCAGCAGCATCAGGACCTTTCTGCTTACGCTGCTTTCTGCCGACGCGTGATGGTGGTGCTGCTGGCTCGTATTTCTTCTCCTTTTTGTCGCCGTCTGGTTTCCGTCCGCCTTGGCGGTTTAAACCACTGCTGTTTTGGCCCATTGTTGGGAGATGCAAAATGAAGGAGTCGGGAGAATTTGGGGGTTAAGAAGATCGAAATGGGGCGAAACTACTGACTACTTAGCAGTTAGCACTGAGCAAGAGAGGGTTTTGGTGTATAATTGCACTCCTAAAAGATAACATCACACGTCATAGTTGGAGCATTTATACCTAGGAACTTTGTTTATTGGATTTTGTAAGATTATGTTTgggaataaatatttcattttaaactGTAGATTTTAAtcatgaaattataaatgaatagTTTAAGAATGATAATGTGTAAGAAGTCATTCTCaacttttcaattttaactaattttaataCTATGGTAGAGACGTAGAGTTGATACAAATCCAAATTTGggttttatcaaataataaatttaaggcaattttagattttcaaatgaaatcatgatTCTCAAGCATGGCATAAATGAATTCGATTTGacccaactttaaaataaatttataattatttaaaaacaatatggacacaaaGACCAACTTTAAACTGATCCGGAATCAACCAAGTGACCCAAATAATCACCTTCACCCCACTCTCGGCCtactttatattatatatatatatatatatatatatatatatatatatatatatatatatatatatatatatatatatatatatatattaaaagatattaatttatatattttttattgaaattaatttaaaagtgTATAATTTTGGATATTGTTTGTATTGTTTATGAACTATAAACCATGTAATATGTAGTCTTATCAATTGAACTACAAACTCATTGTAAGATTGTCTCTTAATGACACtacctcaaaacaaaaaaaactcgTATATTCATACTTTTTattaattagggttttttttgaaCAACATAATTAGGTGTTAATTAGGTTTTTTTTGGAATAACATTAATTAGGTAATTATGCGTATTACAAAAAGACCTTTGTGTCAATTAAGTAGAAGTAATTTAACGAACATCAAAGTAAAGTTTTATTAAAACATCCTCTTACTATACAGGCATACAGCTAATATAGTTTGATAATGAAGATGTAATCTACTATAGTTCCATATTGCTTGACAAGAGTTATAATCTATTATATTTATACTTAAATATTCTTTTCCgtataaaatttacaatattttttatcacaattatttaaattaaattagatttttattatcattcttgtcatttaaatacaaaatctaacattttgattatttaataccaataatcaaatccaTTGCGGACTGCGATGAATACAAGATAAAAAGGAACGTATAATGCATTGAAAACAAAGGCAATGAGACCTCTTATTTGAGAGAACATACCACTATATGCCTCTAAAAGAAAAGTTCCAAAACAAAGAGAATACACacaacaaaataaaccaagtccAAAATCAAAGCAGTACTCCATACAAACACATAAGACAACTATGCACTGTTTACATTTTTCCGTCTTTTTAGTAGTCTTCGGGTGCTAAAGGTTGGTGAGCGTGAGGAGGCTCCGTTGGAATCACAATAAACTCGTATATGAGCCCAGCAAGCGCACCACCTATCAATGGACCGACCCAATAAATCCAATGGTTCCTCCATCTCCATCCAATTAAGGCCGGACCAAATGCCCTAGCAGGGTTCATCGATGCACCATCAAATGGACCACCCACTAGAATGTTTGCTCCTACTACCAACGCGATAGCTAAAGGAGCAATCGTCCCTAAGCTGCCTCGTTTGGGATCAATGGCGGTAGCATATACCGTGTACACTAGACCAAATGTCATCACGATCTCCAAAAGCAAAGCGTTGAGATTGCCTTCTCCGTATGCAACTCCTAATCCCATTGGTCTCTGCGGCAAAATAGAGAGTTTATATTGGTGATCGATTCTTATTAAAAGTCAACGACAACACTAAATAAATAGTTATTAAGACGTACCAGGCCATCGGTAGAGAGCCTTAGCAATAGGGCGGCGACAATTGCACCCAACAGTTGTGCTACCCAATACAAGATGGCACGAACAAAGGAGACTCGACCACCAACAAGGGCACCGAATGTAACAGCAGGATTGACATGGCCTCCGGATACATTTAAACTTGCTGCGACTGCTGCAAACAATCCAAATGCATGTGCAATCGCTATCATCATCAAAGACGAGGCACCAGCCGGTGCTGCATCGCCGTATAACTTCCCTGaaatttcaccattttttttcaCTATATAATTGCATAATTATACCGTATGATCCTAAAGTTGATATAAGTATTACAATATATCCTCGAGTAAGCTTTTGATTGGGGTTGTACCTCGACATGATATCAGAGCCAATATAATTAGACATTTCAACCTCTAATTAAAAGTTAAGATTAATGAAATTTAACTTGAAATGAGAGAAACAAGATTTCATTGCATTCATTTGACTAGACATTTCAAcctataaattgagaataaaaaCACAATTGAATGGTGATCggtgaataatattaaaaatcaaatgagacatttcATTAGAATACGACTGTTCTTAATCTATATCATCATGCTCTCATTATCATCATGCCGATTTTGGGTTGTGACTTCTTCGATTTAAAAAGTAAATCAGTTGAAATTTAAAATCCTCCCTTCACCCCTCAAACTTGTTGGTATATAGTAATTCATTTATTTCtataatagagtatataacataatctcaaattttcaaataagactATTTTACGGTAATTATCTCTATGAATTGACTCAGTGTACACCGTCTTTAATTGATCGCTTTTTAGTCTTAATCTGataacttataactttaaagtgatcattttatatTCCTAGTGTGataacttataatcttaaataatCACTCGcaaattacaatcttaaaataattaattagaaaaataatcttATTATGTGGGCTAGCttgtctcatgatgagacaacttcatacaagacttgaagacattaaatattattttatgttttggaAAATTTCAGCATCAAACTTTTATGAAACACCAGTGGTCATAGTTATTAGAATCCCTCTGAtatacgattttacgatccaaaaataaGCGACCGATCTAGATCGTAgataggatcataacacgattctacaatCCTACATCGTAATacattttcatataatatttaaaataattatatgaatatctttataaaattcatgttattcatgtttttcttaatttgccatttaaaaataattattaaaagtatttttgttttcaaaacttaataaaTAAGTCAAATAAGTTCTAATTTAGACCTTAAAACTTAAGAGGTCAGATGCATATTTATATAATCACACGATTTTACGATAACCGATTTCGATTCTACCCCTCAACAATTCTAGGTAGAATCCCGATCCAGTATGTGCACTATTTAACTGCCGTaacatttttcgttaaatttttatcaattttcgtatagttcaccattttaacatttCTATCCGtggttgtctttataatttgctttaaatcatttttttgatctcaaatgtttaattcaccattttgacgtttaatttatcaaacgctcttaaatgttgtaataattttgttttcataacgtttaattcaccttaTTAATTTTGAATGAAAACGAAATTGTTAAAACATTTTAGAGCGTATTTAAGAgcataaaataattaagtaattaaggtTAAACTATAAAGACAACAATTAACACAATAAAGGTAGAAACATTAAAATGGTAAActaaacggaaattgacaagaatttaaggAAAACTGCTACGACAACTCGATAGTGCATAAACCAGatgctaccacgtggaaaaattTTAACAAAGAGCTACCACAGGCGTTTCAGAAAGTCGTTCAATGCTACCATGttgaattttcctttttaagtttttagttaaaTATAGATTACGCGTGTTTGAATCTCGTACACCCCTAATCATTCTAAGTAGAGTATTTATCACCAAATATGAAAAATGCATATGTTAAATCCACTAAACATCATTAATCAATTGATATAATCAATATATATCATTCAATAATTGAAGGAAATCTAATACTAAAACATCAATTTAATTAGTACTCCTATGCACGATA
The sequence above is drawn from the Amaranthus tricolor cultivar Red isolate AtriRed21 chromosome 5, ASM2621246v1, whole genome shotgun sequence genome and encodes:
- the LOC130813118 gene encoding 26S proteasome regulatory subunit 4 homolog A, giving the protein MGQNSSGLNRQGGRKPDGDKKEKKYEPAAPPSRVGRKQRKQKGPDAAARLPVVTPLSKCKLRLLKLERIKDYLLMEEEFVANQERLKPQEEKTEEDRSKVDDLRGSPMSVGSLEEMIDENHAIVSSSVGPEYYVSILSFVDKDQLEPGCAILMHNKVLSVVGLLQDEVDPMVSVMKVEKAPLESYADIGGLDAQIQEIKEAVELPLTHPELYEDIGIRPPKGVILYGEPGTGKTLLAKAVANSTSATFLRVVGSELIQKYLGDGPKLVRELFRVADDLSPSIVFIDEIDAVGTKRYDAHSGGEREIQRTMLELLNQLDGFDSRGDVKVILATNKIESLDPALLRPGRIDRKIEFPLPDIKTRRRIFTIHTSRMTLSDDVNLEEFVMTKDEFSGADIKAICTEAGLLALRERRMKVTHADFKKAKEKVMFKKKEGVPEGLYM
- the LOC130813119 gene encoding probable aquaporin TIP3-2, whose product is MAPPRRYAFGRPEEATHPDSMRATLAEFISTFIFVFAGEGSQLAIRKLYGDAAPAGASSLMMIAIAHAFGLFAAVAASLNVSGGHVNPAVTFGALVGGRVSFVRAILYWVAQLLGAIVAALLLRLSTDGLRPMGLGVAYGEGNLNALLLEIVMTFGLVYTVYATAIDPKRGSLGTIAPLAIALVVGANILVGGPFDGASMNPARAFGPALIGWRWRNHWIYWVGPLIGGALAGLIYEFIVIPTEPPHAHQPLAPEDY